A window of Lacibacter sediminis contains these coding sequences:
- a CDS encoding phospho-sugar mutase, protein MQATIQANVQKWLAGNFEQSVKDEITQLQQGNPDELADSFYRNLEFGTGGLRGIMGIGTNRMNKYTVGMATQGYANYLNKSFGGGNVKCVVGHDSRNNSRLFAEIVANVMGANGIKVYLFEALRPTPELSFAIRHLGCQGGVVCTASHNPKEYNGYKAYWNDGGQLVPPHDKNVITEVDKIAGVDDVKWSGGESNITLIGKEMDEAYMQMIQSLSVYPEVCKAQHDLKIVYTSIHGTGITLVPQVLQRFGFTNVTIVDEQKEPNGNFPTVVYPNPEEAEAMNIGLNKAKALDADILLGTDPDSDRVGIAIKDHKGNWVLMNGNQTAVLAFNYMIEARKAKGINQPNDMVVKTIVTTEMIDAIAKASDIKCYNVLTGFKWIAELIKEKEATENYIVGGEESYGLMIGSQLRDKDAISAVALLCEMAAYEKNKGRSLYQKMIDLYVQYGFYKESLISITKKGMNGQAEIAEMMQGYRDNTPTSINGSAVVQLLDYQLQKGKNIQTGEEWTINLPKSNVLQFILADGSKISARPSGTEPKIKFYFSVNTKLDKAENFDAVHQELNDRIDGIIKDMKLK, encoded by the coding sequence ATGCAAGCAACGATTCAGGCCAATGTACAAAAGTGGCTCGCTGGTAATTTCGAGCAATCGGTGAAAGACGAGATCACACAACTTCAACAAGGCAACCCCGATGAACTGGCAGATTCTTTTTACCGTAACCTGGAGTTTGGTACAGGTGGGTTACGTGGTATCATGGGCATTGGTACCAACCGCATGAATAAATACACAGTAGGTATGGCAACACAAGGTTATGCCAACTATCTCAATAAAAGTTTTGGCGGGGGTAATGTAAAATGTGTTGTGGGGCACGATAGTCGCAACAACAGCCGACTGTTTGCAGAGATCGTTGCAAACGTAATGGGTGCAAACGGTATTAAAGTTTATTTGTTTGAAGCATTACGTCCAACACCGGAGTTGAGTTTTGCTATCCGTCATCTTGGTTGCCAGGGTGGTGTTGTTTGCACAGCATCGCACAATCCTAAAGAATACAATGGCTATAAAGCTTATTGGAATGATGGCGGACAGTTAGTGCCACCACATGATAAAAATGTAATTACTGAAGTTGATAAAATTGCAGGTGTTGATGATGTAAAGTGGAGTGGTGGTGAAAGCAACATCACGTTGATCGGAAAAGAAATGGATGAAGCGTACATGCAAATGATACAAAGTTTGAGTGTGTATCCTGAAGTATGTAAAGCACAGCATGATCTTAAGATTGTGTACACTTCCATTCACGGTACAGGTATTACACTTGTGCCACAGGTGTTACAACGTTTTGGTTTTACCAATGTAACCATTGTGGATGAGCAGAAAGAACCCAATGGAAATTTCCCAACAGTAGTTTATCCAAATCCTGAAGAAGCTGAGGCCATGAATATTGGTTTGAACAAAGCTAAAGCCTTGGATGCTGATATTTTATTGGGAACTGATCCTGACAGCGATCGTGTGGGTATTGCTATTAAAGATCACAAAGGCAACTGGGTGTTGATGAACGGAAACCAAACTGCTGTACTTGCCTTCAACTATATGATTGAAGCACGCAAGGCTAAAGGCATCAATCAACCAAACGATATGGTGGTTAAAACCATTGTAACAACAGAAATGATCGATGCCATTGCAAAGGCAAGCGATATCAAGTGTTACAATGTACTCACCGGCTTTAAATGGATCGCAGAATTGATCAAAGAAAAAGAAGCGACTGAAAATTATATTGTTGGTGGTGAAGAAAGTTATGGTTTGATGATCGGCAGCCAGTTGCGTGATAAAGATGCCATCAGTGCTGTTGCGTTGTTGTGCGAAATGGCAGCTTATGAAAAGAACAAAGGCCGTAGTCTTTACCAGAAGATGATCGACCTGTATGTGCAGTATGGATTTTATAAAGAAAGCCTTATTTCCATTACCAAAAAAGGAATGAACGGCCAGGCGGAAATTGCCGAGATGATGCAGGGCTACCGTGATAACACGCCTACATCCATCAATGGTTCGGCAGTGGTGCAGTTGCTCGATTATCAATTACAAAAAGGCAAAAATATTCAAACAGGTGAGGAGTGGACGATTAACTTACCAAAGAGTAATGTGCTGCAATTTATTTTAGCAGATGGAAGTAAAATTTCTGCACGACCAAGTGGAACTGAACCGAAGATCAAATTTTATTTTAGTGTAAATACGAAGCTTGATAAAGCAGAGAACTTTGATGCAGTGCATCAGGAGTTAAATGATAGGATCGATGGAATTATTAAGGATATGAAGTTGAAGTAA
- a CDS encoding DUF2279 domain-containing protein yields MDIFPSFRILQRPMTGKHYISRIILLICIASITMQQAGAQQYFLPPSDQFRPDRLRKVVWTESAVFVLTSVGLYFLWYKKFPKSKFHLLNDNKEWLQMDKLGHATTAYNVSVMQHDLLRWSGVKPNQAIVGGALTSLAFLSIVEMMDAFSRDWGFSGGDMLANISGAGLFAAQQYGWGQQRMGLKFSASFSPYAQYNPKLLGKKWAERLMKDYNGQTYWLSVNLRSFMKTESNFPVWFNVAAGIGADGMIGARQNPTEINGNTIPSFKRTRQFYLAPDADLHRIRSVQALNAPLFLLQYFKTPAPAIEWKTDGKLKLKPIQF; encoded by the coding sequence ATGGATATTTTCCCCAGCTTCCGTATTTTGCAGCGGCCTATGACAGGTAAGCATTATATCAGCAGGATTATTTTATTGATTTGCATTGCATCCATCACAATGCAGCAGGCAGGTGCCCAGCAATATTTTTTGCCGCCTAGTGATCAGTTTCGTCCCGATCGTTTACGGAAAGTAGTATGGACAGAATCGGCGGTATTTGTATTAACATCTGTTGGTTTGTATTTTCTGTGGTATAAAAAATTTCCCAAGAGTAAGTTCCATTTGCTGAACGATAACAAAGAATGGTTACAGATGGATAAATTGGGGCATGCAACCACTGCTTACAATGTTTCGGTTATGCAACACGATCTGTTACGTTGGAGTGGAGTAAAACCAAACCAGGCTATTGTTGGTGGGGCATTAACCTCCCTTGCATTTTTAAGTATTGTAGAAATGATGGATGCTTTTTCCCGTGACTGGGGTTTCTCCGGTGGGGATATGCTGGCCAATATTTCAGGTGCAGGATTATTTGCGGCGCAACAGTATGGCTGGGGGCAACAACGCATGGGATTGAAATTTTCGGCAAGCTTTTCACCGTATGCACAATACAATCCGAAATTATTAGGGAAAAAGTGGGCCGAACGTTTAATGAAAGATTATAACGGACAAACGTATTGGCTATCGGTCAATCTTCGATCATTTATGAAAACAGAAAGTAATTTCCCTGTTTGGTTCAATGTGGCAGCAGGCATTGGTGCCGATGGCATGATCGGCGCAAGGCAAAACCCAACAGAAATTAATGGTAATACAATACCTTCGTTTAAACGTACCCGTCAGTTTTATCTGGCACCCGATGCCGATTTGCACCGGATACGTTCTGTACAAGCTTTGAATGCACCTTTATTCCTGCTGCAATATTTTAAAACACCTGCACCTGCCATTGAGTGGAAAACTGATGGTAAATTAAAATTGAAACCAATACAATTCTGA
- a CDS encoding DUF6702 family protein — protein MKFNTKMVAELYERLGKSKPVVDSGKLVVEKKSLAGSRLSSVVRRLFFLATLGFWLTAFSAHPYYMSVTEFEYKPAEKEVQVACKIFTDDLEEALKKEYKRKVDIMNISTKKENEQLLNRYLQQHLRLQLDGKAAALQMIGFEQEGEAVWIYLVTSNTTAFKSAVVFNDLLYSYREDQLNIIHFKNKGERKSHRFTFPNKEVALSW, from the coding sequence TTGAAATTTAATACGAAGATGGTGGCAGAATTATATGAGCGGCTCGGGAAAAGCAAGCCGGTAGTGGATAGTGGTAAGTTGGTAGTGGAAAAAAAGTCTCTAGCGGGCAGTCGTTTGTCGTCCGTCGTCCGTCGTCTTTTCTTTCTTGCCACTCTCGGCTTTTGGCTAACGGCTTTTTCTGCCCATCCTTATTACATGAGTGTAACGGAGTTTGAATACAAGCCTGCTGAAAAGGAAGTACAGGTAGCGTGTAAAATCTTCACTGATGACCTGGAAGAAGCATTAAAGAAAGAATACAAGCGAAAAGTGGACATCATGAATATATCCACGAAAAAGGAAAATGAGCAATTGCTCAACCGTTACCTGCAGCAACATTTACGATTGCAACTCGATGGGAAAGCTGCTGCATTACAAATGATCGGTTTCGAGCAGGAAGGAGAAGCGGTGTGGATCTATCTTGTTACCAGTAATACCACTGCGTTTAAATCGGCTGTTGTGTTTAATGATCTGTTGTATAGTTACAGGGAAGATCAGCTAAACATCATCCACTTCAAAAATAAAGGAGAACGCAAGAGTCACCGTTTTACATTTCCCAATAAAGAAGTGGCGTTAAGCTGGTAA
- a CDS encoding HupE/UreJ family protein produces MGDFGFYLREGFYHITDWKGYDHILFVMALCLPYFLKDWKQVLILITAFTIGHSLTLALSIFNKILIPSTWIEFLIPITIIITALENLFRNNNQPKHVRLRYAAAMLFGLIHGLGFSNYLRSMMGKSENIITQLLAFNIGLELGQLLIVLVVLMVSFIFVRLLNIKQREWSLFISGGIFGISFIMALERLPF; encoded by the coding sequence ATGGGGGATTTTGGGTTTTATTTAAGGGAAGGTTTTTATCACATCACCGACTGGAAAGGTTACGATCATATCCTGTTCGTAATGGCTCTGTGCCTCCCCTATTTCCTGAAAGACTGGAAACAGGTATTGATCCTGATCACCGCATTCACCATTGGTCATAGCCTTACATTAGCATTAAGTATATTCAACAAAATTCTGATCCCCAGCACATGGATCGAATTCCTGATACCGATCACCATCATCATTACGGCATTGGAAAATTTATTCCGCAATAACAATCAACCAAAACATGTAAGACTCCGTTATGCGGCTGCAATGTTGTTTGGATTGATCCATGGTCTTGGTTTCAGCAATTACCTGAGAAGTATGATGGGCAAAAGCGAAAACATCATCACCCAATTACTGGCATTCAATATTGGCCTGGAACTGGGACAATTATTGATTGTACTTGTTGTATTGATGGTTTCCTTCATCTTTGTGCGCCTGCTGAATATAAAACAGAGAGAATGGTCATTGTTTATCAGCGGCGGCATTTTTGGCATTTCATTTATTATGGCGCTTGAGCGCTTACCGTTTTAA
- a CDS encoding M1 family metallopeptidase, whose translation MRFLLGCLLLTVVGMAQPPQSNPGSNHGNRFEQLGYLLQSPNEYRTASGAPGPKYWQQKADYDISVELDEANLRLTGIETITYFNNSPDQLTYLWMQLDENIHNPDHDYLRNGRNRMEANMSNTQLVNLEKWRTAQESGLGIKITKLTDASGNALKYTINQTMMRIDLPVALKPGQKFVFKIDWNYKIPDRLVWGSRGGYELFPEDGNAVFTMSQFYPRLAVYSDFQGWQNTQFSGGSEFALTFGNFKVKMTVPGDFVVAATGECQNYKQLLTAAQFQRWQQAQSAKDVVEVVTLAEATANEKDKSTDKKTWIYSAENVRDFAWGASRKFVWDAMPTYVEGKKIMSMSYYPKEAYALYRKYSTKVTAHTLKIYSKHTIPYPYPVAISVEASQGMEYPMIAFNYGRTEKDGTYSEATKYGMIGVVIHEVGHNFFPMIVNSDERQYWWMDEGLNTFTQFLTEGEFDNNYPSRRGPAHLITDYMKLPKDQLEPIMTMGDNVTQVGANAYAKAATGLNILRETVMGRELFDYSFREYARRWAFKHPTPADLFRTMEDASAVDLDWFWRGWYYGTEPVDISLDSVRWFKMNDASNSAAFQQKEFDAVHKLRNKDDKSITYATDADTSLRDYYYFNPGADAKFFQQQREAAITIDQENKSKWANKNFYELSFTNKGGMVMPVIVEWTYKDGTKETDRVPVNVWKLNENKFTKVFIKDKEVAAIRIDPMRETADIDESNNLWPVKEMPSKFNLFRQGGGPVRGASAGGNSMQREQKKN comes from the coding sequence ATGCGTTTTTTACTTGGTTGTTTACTACTCACAGTTGTGGGTATGGCGCAACCGCCCCAGAGCAATCCCGGCAGTAATCATGGCAACCGCTTTGAACAATTGGGATACTTGTTACAAAGTCCGAATGAATACCGTACAGCAAGTGGAGCTCCCGGTCCAAAGTATTGGCAACAAAAAGCCGATTACGACATCAGTGTTGAATTAGACGAAGCTAATCTTCGTTTAACCGGCATCGAAACAATTACGTATTTCAACAACTCTCCTGATCAGTTGACTTACCTGTGGATGCAGTTAGATGAAAACATTCACAACCCGGATCATGATTATCTCCGCAACGGCCGCAACCGTATGGAAGCAAACATGAGCAACACGCAGTTAGTGAACCTTGAGAAATGGCGCACTGCGCAAGAGTCAGGACTTGGCATCAAGATCACTAAGCTAACTGATGCTTCAGGTAACGCATTGAAGTATACCATCAACCAAACAATGATGCGTATTGATCTGCCTGTTGCTTTAAAGCCCGGACAGAAATTTGTATTCAAGATCGATTGGAATTATAAAATACCGGACCGTTTGGTGTGGGGTAGCCGTGGTGGATATGAATTGTTTCCTGAAGATGGAAATGCAGTGTTCACCATGAGTCAATTCTATCCACGCCTTGCAGTGTACAGCGATTTTCAAGGTTGGCAGAACACACAGTTCAGTGGTGGTTCAGAGTTTGCACTCACCTTCGGTAACTTTAAAGTTAAGATGACTGTGCCTGGAGATTTTGTCGTAGCAGCAACAGGTGAATGTCAGAACTACAAACAACTTTTAACTGCGGCACAGTTTCAACGTTGGCAACAGGCGCAATCAGCAAAAGATGTGGTGGAAGTTGTAACACTCGCTGAAGCAACAGCGAATGAAAAAGATAAATCAACTGATAAGAAAACATGGATCTATTCTGCAGAGAACGTACGTGATTTTGCATGGGGTGCCAGTCGCAAATTTGTGTGGGACGCCATGCCAACCTATGTAGAAGGGAAGAAGATCATGAGTATGAGTTATTATCCGAAAGAAGCGTATGCACTTTACCGCAAGTATTCTACCAAGGTAACAGCACATACGTTGAAGATCTATTCAAAGCATACTATTCCTTATCCTTACCCGGTAGCTATTTCTGTTGAAGCATCACAGGGTATGGAATATCCAATGATTGCTTTCAACTATGGACGTACTGAAAAAGATGGTACCTATAGTGAAGCAACGAAGTATGGAATGATCGGTGTAGTGATTCATGAAGTAGGTCATAACTTTTTCCCGATGATCGTGAACAGTGATGAACGCCAGTACTGGTGGATGGATGAAGGATTGAACACCTTCACACAATTCTTAACAGAAGGTGAATTTGATAACAACTATCCTTCACGTCGTGGGCCTGCACATTTGATCACTGATTATATGAAGTTGCCGAAAGATCAACTCGAGCCTATCATGACTATGGGCGATAACGTTACACAGGTTGGTGCCAATGCCTATGCAAAAGCTGCAACAGGTTTAAACATCCTGCGTGAAACAGTAATGGGTCGTGAATTGTTTGATTATTCGTTCCGTGAATATGCACGCCGTTGGGCATTTAAACATCCAACACCTGCTGATCTTTTCCGTACCATGGAAGATGCAAGTGCGGTTGATCTTGATTGGTTCTGGAGAGGCTGGTATTATGGTACTGAGCCGGTTGATATTTCTCTCGACAGTGTGCGTTGGTTCAAGATGAATGATGCTTCGAACTCAGCTGCATTTCAGCAAAAAGAATTTGATGCTGTACACAAACTGCGCAACAAAGATGATAAGAGTATCACCTATGCAACAGATGCTGATACAAGTCTGCGTGATTATTATTATTTCAATCCCGGAGCTGATGCGAAATTTTTTCAACAGCAACGTGAAGCAGCTATAACCATTGATCAAGAGAACAAGAGCAAATGGGCGAATAAGAATTTTTACGAGTTGAGCTTCACCAACAAAGGTGGCATGGTAATGCCTGTAATTGTTGAGTGGACCTATAAAGATGGCACCAAAGAAACCGATCGTGTACCGGTGAATGTTTGGAAACTCAATGAAAATAAATTCACCAAAGTATTCATCAAGGATAAAGAAGTTGCTGCTATCCGTATTGACCCAATGCGTGAAACAGCTGATATTGATGAAAGCAATAACCTATGGCCGGTGAAAGAAATGCCATCGAAGTTTAATTTGTTCCGCCAGGGCGGTGGTCCGGTGCGTGGTGCAAGTGCTGGTGGTAATTCAATGCAGAGAGAACAGAAGAAGAATTAA
- a CDS encoding alpha/beta hydrolase, whose protein sequence is MKRLSTLLLFLFIAFHLLAAKVDTVTVFSNSMQKEIKCVVITPKNYKKSKERFPVVYLLHGYSGNYRSWLKDAPQLTQKADELQLMIVSVDGGFYSWYYDSPIDPKMKYETFVSKELVSYIDTHYKTIADKKGRAITGLSMGGHGALYLAVRNKEVYSQAGSMAGGVDIRPFPNNWQIKQVLGDINTNKENWDTYTVIKQIETLKNGELNLIIDCGLGDFFLEVNRSLHQKLMNLKIDHDYTERPGVHNGAYWGSAVDYHLLFFKKGFGKK, encoded by the coding sequence ATGAAACGATTAAGTACTCTCCTCCTTTTCTTATTCATCGCCTTTCATCTCTTAGCTGCTAAAGTTGATACCGTTACTGTATTCAGCAACAGCATGCAGAAAGAAATTAAATGCGTGGTGATCACACCAAAGAATTACAAGAAAAGTAAAGAACGTTTTCCGGTTGTTTATTTATTGCATGGTTATAGCGGTAATTACCGCAGCTGGTTAAAAGATGCACCGCAGCTTACACAAAAAGCAGATGAATTACAACTGATGATCGTTTCTGTTGATGGTGGTTTTTACAGTTGGTATTACGACAGCCCGATTGACCCAAAGATGAAATACGAAACCTTTGTGAGTAAAGAGTTGGTGAGTTATATCGATACACATTATAAAACCATTGCTGATAAAAAAGGAAGAGCCATTACCGGTTTGAGCATGGGTGGACATGGTGCACTTTATCTTGCAGTACGTAACAAAGAAGTGTATTCGCAGGCAGGTTCAATGGCTGGTGGCGTAGATATTCGTCCATTCCCGAACAACTGGCAGATCAAACAGGTGTTGGGTGATATCAATACGAATAAAGAAAACTGGGATACTTATACCGTCATCAAACAAATTGAAACATTGAAGAACGGTGAATTAAATCTCATCATTGATTGTGGTTTGGGTGATTTCTTTTTAGAAGTGAACCGCAGTCTTCATCAAAAACTGATGAACTTAAAAATAGATCATGATTATACCGAACGCCCCGGTGTACACAATGGTGCTTATTGGGGCAGTGCCGTTGATTATCATTTGTTGTTTTTTAAGAAGGGGTTTGGGAAGAAATAG
- a CDS encoding aminoglycoside 6-adenylyltransferase, translated as MFQQAFAAHAAIIAEDDPSILGLAVAGSWLTQELDEFSDLDLLLISNTKVGGNKEQMMAYANKFGNLLNAFTGEHVGEPRLLICLYNNPLLHVDIKFITADELKTRIENPVLLFDRDGSLQQIIDSSSYQFPHPDHQWIEDRFWTWVHYALLKIGRGEYMEAHDFLAFLRMVVFGPLLHIKNNNLPRGVRKVETTIALEDFQQLQQTLATNNRASLLSALENAVQLYRSLRNELFTVDTTLQHQTEEVVMQYFEEVRNKTV; from the coding sequence ATGTTTCAACAGGCTTTTGCTGCACATGCAGCCATCATTGCAGAAGATGACCCTTCCATTCTGGGATTAGCAGTTGCCGGTTCCTGGCTTACACAGGAGCTCGATGAATTTTCTGATCTTGATCTTTTACTCATCAGCAATACAAAAGTGGGTGGCAATAAAGAACAGATGATGGCCTATGCCAATAAGTTTGGCAACCTGTTGAATGCATTTACTGGTGAGCATGTAGGCGAACCTCGTTTGCTCATTTGTTTGTACAACAATCCGCTGCTGCATGTGGATATTAAATTCATTACAGCTGATGAACTGAAAACAAGAATAGAAAATCCGGTGTTATTGTTTGACAGAGATGGAAGTCTGCAGCAGATCATCGATTCAAGTTCCTATCAATTCCCTCACCCTGATCATCAATGGATCGAAGACCGTTTCTGGACATGGGTGCATTATGCCTTGCTGAAGATCGGTCGTGGTGAATACATGGAAGCACATGATTTTCTTGCGTTTTTGCGCATGGTTGTATTTGGACCATTGCTGCATATCAAGAATAATAATTTACCAAGAGGTGTACGTAAAGTGGAAACAACTATTGCACTTGAAGACTTCCAGCAATTACAACAAACATTAGCAACAAATAATAGAGCATCATTGCTTAGTGCATTAGAAAACGCTGTGCAACTTTACCGTTCGTTACGCAACGAATTATTTACGGTTGATACGACTTTACAACATCAAACAGAAGAAGTTGTGATGCAGTATTTTGAAGAAGTGAGGAATAAGACCGTTTAG
- a CDS encoding TolC family protein has protein sequence MMKHRILSLLILYTVACIPLRAQDTLRVLAEDEFITIVKQHHPVAKQAGLLVDAARAQLLSIRGNFDPIVFLNNDQKTFDGKNYYNYTNAELGIPTWFGVELYAGLENNFGDFLNPEVSASRTSYAGISLPLLKDLILDKRRAALQQGKLFKQQSAFERRTVINDLLFDAYKAYWSWARDYQLLMVLDTTIFLNEARYELVRISFQQGDRAAVDTTEALAQLQNFQQQREEAWLKFRKSTLELSTFLWLEGNKPVYLNERVIPDSVWTAQSFTNFKVDQLSNWLTQTVTNHPKLQQIDFKLQSLEVERRLKFQNLLPKLDLKYNFLQKGYNVANSFNANFFENNYKFGVNAIIPIPNRGGIGDYRAARIKIKSTELDRSFTELNLENKVRFHYNEVLNLQKQISIYENAYRNYVRLFEAEQLKFSLGETTLFLLNSRETKVLEAKQKLLELKVKFYQAFAALNWATGLLQ, from the coding sequence ATGATGAAGCACAGAATTTTGAGTTTATTGATTTTGTATACCGTTGCATGCATTCCATTGCGTGCCCAGGACACGTTGCGTGTGTTGGCAGAAGATGAATTTATTACGATTGTAAAACAGCATCACCCGGTTGCAAAACAGGCGGGTTTATTGGTAGATGCTGCAAGGGCACAACTGCTTTCAATCCGTGGAAACTTTGATCCCATAGTTTTTTTGAACAACGATCAAAAAACATTTGATGGTAAGAACTATTACAATTATACCAATGCAGAGCTGGGTATACCCACCTGGTTTGGTGTGGAATTATATGCAGGACTTGAAAACAATTTTGGTGATTTTCTTAATCCTGAAGTTTCGGCCAGCCGTACCAGTTATGCAGGTATCAGTTTGCCGTTATTGAAAGATCTGATCTTGGATAAACGCCGTGCTGCATTGCAACAAGGCAAACTGTTTAAACAGCAATCAGCATTTGAACGACGCACTGTTATTAACGATCTGTTATTCGATGCATACAAAGCGTATTGGAGTTGGGCAAGAGATTACCAACTGCTGATGGTACTTGATACAACGATCTTTTTGAACGAAGCAAGATATGAACTGGTGCGTATCTCCTTTCAGCAGGGCGACCGTGCAGCGGTTGATACCACAGAAGCACTGGCACAGTTGCAGAACTTTCAACAGCAACGTGAAGAAGCATGGCTGAAATTCCGAAAGTCAACATTGGAGCTCTCAACTTTTTTATGGTTAGAAGGAAACAAGCCTGTTTACTTAAATGAACGTGTAATACCTGACAGCGTATGGACCGCACAATCATTCACCAATTTTAAAGTAGATCAACTCAGTAACTGGCTCACACAAACTGTTACCAACCATCCGAAGCTGCAACAGATCGATTTTAAATTGCAATCGCTGGAAGTAGAACGTAGATTAAAGTTCCAGAATCTGTTACCTAAGCTTGATCTGAAATATAATTTTTTGCAGAAAGGATACAACGTGGCTAATTCTTTCAATGCGAATTTCTTTGAGAATAATTACAAGTTTGGCGTGAATGCCATTATTCCGATTCCTAACCGGGGTGGCATTGGTGATTACCGTGCTGCAAGAATTAAGATCAAGTCAACTGAACTTGACCGCAGCTTTACTGAACTGAACCTGGAGAACAAAGTACGTTTTCATTACAATGAGGTGTTAAACCTGCAAAAGCAGATCAGTATTTACGAAAATGCGTATCGTAATTATGTACGCCTGTTTGAAGCTGAGCAACTGAAATTTTCATTGGGCGAAACAACCTTGTTCTTACTCAACTCACGTGAAACAAAAGTGCTGGAAGCAAAACAGAAATTACTGGAACTGAAAGTGAAGTTTTACCAGGCATTTGCTGCGTTAAACTGGGCTACGGGTTTGTTGCAATAA
- a CDS encoding HlyD family secretion protein: protein MSFQLLTPDIQEKTGKPLRSFNEIYRQHKTSKIRRYFFFIIGITIIILFLPWTQNIRSNGTVTTLRQEQRPQQVNNIIGGRIVKWWVKEGDFVKKGDTILQLAEIKDDYLDPNLLQRTEQQLTAEQMTIDYYEGKVSATGQQIAALENERELKLSSIDNKLIQTKRKVQSDSMKVSAAMNEMNVADRQLEGAVKMYEQGVIPLTEFERRKVMHQNVNAKLIGAQNDFNNSKQDLLILQLERSAAIQEYAEKIAKASGDRFQSQSQISTGQGKVAKLQNQYDNYRIRNGQYFVLAPQDGQVIKAMKAGINEMLKEGDMIVEIVPKQYQLAVEVWVKPMDLQLLTIGQKTRFMFDGFPAIVFSGWPQASYGTYAGEIVAIESNLSSNGMFRVLVAEDKNERPWPTNMKLGTGAVNFTLLKDVSVWYELWRQINGFPPDYYRPQTTANGKEEKEKK from the coding sequence ATGTCGTTTCAACTACTTACACCGGATATACAGGAAAAAACAGGTAAGCCGCTCCGATCATTCAATGAAATTTACCGGCAGCACAAAACCAGTAAAATACGCCGCTACTTTTTTTTCATCATTGGTATTACCATCATTATACTTTTTTTGCCGTGGACACAAAATATCCGCAGCAACGGCACAGTTACTACACTTCGGCAGGAGCAACGCCCTCAACAGGTAAACAATATCATTGGCGGACGAATTGTAAAATGGTGGGTGAAGGAAGGCGACTTTGTGAAGAAGGGTGATACCATTTTGCAGTTAGCAGAGATTAAAGATGATTACCTCGATCCGAACCTGTTGCAACGTACCGAACAGCAACTCACTGCCGAACAAATGACGATCGATTATTATGAAGGGAAAGTAAGTGCTACGGGTCAGCAGATTGCCGCATTGGAAAATGAACGGGAATTAAAGTTGAGTTCAATCGATAATAAACTCATACAGACAAAGCGAAAAGTGCAGAGTGATAGCATGAAAGTGAGTGCGGCTATGAATGAAATGAATGTAGCAGATCGACAACTCGAAGGCGCTGTAAAAATGTATGAGCAAGGTGTTATTCCGTTAACTGAATTTGAACGCCGCAAAGTGATGCATCAGAATGTGAATGCAAAACTGATCGGCGCACAAAACGATTTCAATAACAGTAAACAGGATCTGCTGATTCTTCAACTGGAACGCAGTGCAGCCATCCAGGAATATGCAGAAAAAATTGCAAAAGCATCCGGCGATCGTTTTCAATCGCAATCACAAATTTCAACCGGGCAGGGAAAAGTAGCGAAGCTGCAAAATCAATATGACAACTACAGAATACGAAACGGACAATATTTTGTGTTGGCACCACAGGATGGACAAGTGATCAAAGCCATGAAAGCGGGTATCAATGAAATGCTGAAAGAAGGCGATATGATCGTTGAGATTGTACCAAAACAATATCAACTGGCAGTAGAAGTTTGGGTAAAGCCAATGGATCTGCAGTTGCTCACCATCGGACAAAAAACACGTTTTATGTTCGATGGATTTCCGGCAATTGTTTTCAGTGGATGGCCGCAGGCATCGTATGGAACCTATGCTGGTGAAATTGTAGCCATTGAATCAAACCTCAGCAGCAATGGTATGTTTCGTGTACTCGTTGCAGAAGATAAAAACGAACGGCCGTGGCCAACCAATATGAAACTCGGAACAGGTGCCGTAAATTTTACGTTGTTGAAAGATGTATCGGTGTGGTATGAATTGTGGCGGCAGATCAATGGTTTTCCACCGGATTATTATCGTCCGCAAACAACTGCCAACGGAAAAGAAGAAAAAGAAAAAAAGTAA